Proteins from one Drosophila gunungcola strain Sukarami chromosome 3R, Dgunungcola_SK_2, whole genome shotgun sequence genomic window:
- the LOC128262911 gene encoding serine/threonine-protein kinase pelle encodes MSGAESAGAEAQAQNQANGNRTRSRSHLDNTMAIRLMPMLVRLQLCAHLDALDVWQQLATAVNLYPDQVEQISSQKQRGRSASNEFLKIWGDQYNHTVQTLFALFKKLKLHNAMRLIKDYVSEDLHKYIPRSVPISDLRAPPDSSAKVNNGPPFPSSSGVSNSNNNRTSTTTTEEIPSLESLGNIHISTVERAAESLLNIDFADLVNATNEFCAANRLGQGGFGEVYRGEWKQLDVAIKVMNYRSPNMDNKQVELQQSYNELKCLNTIRHDNILALYGYSINGDKPCLVYQLMRGGSLENRLRAHKSQPRLPALTWHQRFSICLGTARGIFFLHTAPNKPLIHGDIKPANILLDQCLQPKIGDFGLARVGPKSIHAVMEVEKVFGTKIYLPPEFRNSKQLSTGVDVYSYGIVLLEVFTGRQVTDSLPKNDLQQDLLHYVKQHWRKNPMELLDKHLATPIGVELDMCLCAIEVGLQCTAVDPQNRLSMDAVLKRFRPFQQFLITNDS; translated from the exons ATGAGTGGCGCCGAGAGCGCAGGAGCCGAGGCTCAGGCCCAAAACCAGGCGAATGGAAACAGGACAAGGTCGCGATCCCACTTGGATAACACCATGGCCATCCGGCTGATGCCGATGTTAGTACGCCTCCAACTGTGTGCCCACCTGGACGCCCTGGATGTGTGGCAGCAGTTGGCGACGGCCGTAAATCTTTATCCGGACCAGGTGGAGCAGATCAGCAGCCAGAAGCAGCGGGGTCGCTCAGCATCCAATGAGTTCCTCAAAATTTGGGGGGACCAGTACAATCACACGGTCCAAACATTGTTTGCTTTGTTCAAAAA ATTAAAGCTCCACAACGCCATGCGGCTAATTAAAGACTATGTGAGCGAGGATCTGCACAAGTACATTCCCAGGAGCGTACCCATCAGCGATCTGCGAGCTCCGCCCGATTCTAGTGCCAAGGTGAACAACGGTCCACCGTTTCCCTCCTCCTCGGGCGTCAGCAACTCGAACAACAATcgcaccagcaccaccacgaCGGAGGAGATTCCCAGCCTGGAGTCGCTGGGCAACATCCACATCAGCACGGTTGAACGGGCAGCCGAGTCCCTGCTAAACATCGACTTCGCGGATCTGGTGAACGCCACGAACGAATTCTGTGCCGCTAATCGTCTGGGGCAGGGCGGATTCGGCGAGGTGTACCGTGGCGAGTGGAAACAACTGGACGTGGCCATCAAGGTGATGAACTACCGCAGTCCCAACATGGACAACAAGCAGGTGGAGCTGCAGCAGAGCTACAACGAGCTCAAGTGTCTGAACACCATCCGGCACGACAACATTTTGGCCCTCTACGGCTACAGCATCAACGGGGATAAGCCCTGCCTCGTTTACCAGCTGATGAGGGGTGGCTCCCTGGAGAATCGCCTAAGGGCGCACAAGTCCCAGCCTCGTCTGCCAGCGCTCACCTGGCATCAGCGGTTCAGCATCTGCCTTGGCACGGCTAG GGGCATTTTCTTTCTGCACACGGCACCGAACAAGCCGCTCATCCATGGAGACATCAAGCCGGCAAACATCCTGCTGGATCAATGCCTGCAGCCGAAGATCGGTGACTTTGGGCTGGCCCGGGTGGGTCCCAAGTCCATCCACGCTGTGATGGAAGTTGAGAAGGTGTTTGGGACCAAGATCTATCTGCCGCCAGAGTTCCGCAACTCAAAACAGCTCAGCACCGGCGTGGACGTCTATAGCTATGGCATTGTGCTGTTGGAAGTGTTTACAGGGCGCCAGGTGACGGACAGCCTGCCCAAGAACGATTTGCAGCAGGATTTGCTGCACTACGTCAAGCAGCATTGGCGGAAGAACCCGATGGAGCTGCTGGACAAGCATCTTGCCACGCCGATTGGCGTGGAGCTGGACATGTGCCTGTGCGCCATCGAGGTGGGACTGCAATGCACTGCTGTGGATCCGCAGAATCGACTTTCGATGGACGCAGTCCTCAAACGTTTCCGGCCAttccaacaatttttaatcacAAACGATTCTTAA
- the LOC128262902 gene encoding tubulin polyglutamylase TTLL13: protein MNLKNSKFYKRIQELRHFSKEKIRKSREQRTRVSVTRALDMALSERACSDREWFSSEQSPTAGTASPLRRVKKLRYPKKKASVGKQMDDPYYHLAGGQSSGGNSPMQAEAKLQGLIQLNNTTYRVDCPTRVLNPLKINDEVRSGSDSKSTICVTNSRYAMIGKISKTLGYRLVKESKMWNILWSDSFPGVELFKNMKRFQQINHFPGMIEICRKDLLSRNLNRMQKQFPQDYKIFPKTWMLPADYGDAMNYALNHKRTFILKPDSGAQGRGIWLTNDLKTIGAHERLICQTYIHRPLLIDGYKFDLRVYTLITSVDPLRIFVYNEGLARFATNKYVEPTPGNSNDLYMHLTNYSVNKRNSHYELCDNDDCGSKRKLSAINNWMRRHNYDVDEFWSNVDDVIIKTVLSAWPVLKHNYHACFPGHDKIQACFEILGFDILVDWKLKPYILEVNHSPSFHTNEQVDREVKRPLIRDTLNLVSTSLADKRLILKEDRKRVKQRLLKIRGEPPAQRHRLNGGISKAKIDVKTSNPEAKASANPVQMESEPGDQGPLAQQIAWEDGHLGNFRKIMPPPDLAKLAYYARFYAQSNQVSIFAETAASKKREDLARKMRIQIEEKKAKQQQMLNGKCKREARKRLAVMLPRAVREKNRMSLFRMRENWSPGFISDAEERLRHTWLHMRSEAIRTLKITENIYSTLYECGHLTNTDMVVYPHLYHNLQHGFDIRQNP from the exons atgaatttgaaaaattccaaGTTTTACAAAAGGATCCAGGAACTGCGTCACTTCTCTAAGGAGAAGATCCGGAAGAGTCGTGAGCAGCGGACGCGTGTCTCCGTCACCCGCGCCCTGGACATGGCGCTCAGTGAGCGGGCGTGCTCGGATCGGGAATGGTTCAGTTCGGAGCAGTCGCCAACGGCCGGGACCGCATCGCCGCTCCGACGTGTGAAGAAGTTGCGGTACCCGAAGAAAAAGGCCTCCGTCGGCAAGCAAATGGATGATCCGTACTACCACCTGGCTGGAGGACAAAGTTCGGGAGGTAATAGTCCTATGCAGGCGGAGGCCAAGCTCCAGGGCTTAATCCAGCTGAACAACACGACCTATCGGGTGGACTGTCCCACACGGGTGCTTAATCCGCTCAAGATCAACGACGAGGTTCGCTCGGGCAG TGACAGCAAGAGCACCATCTGTGTGACCAACTCACGATACGCCATGATCGGCAAGATCTCCAAGACGCTGGGTTACCGGCTGGTCAAGGAGTCCAAGATGTGGAACATCCTCTGGTCGGATTCGTTTCCCGGCGTGGAGCTGTTCAAGAACATGAAGCGCTTCCAGCAGATCAACCACTTTCCGGGCATGATCGAGATCTGTCGCAAGGATCTGCTTTCGCGCAATCTTAACCGGATGCAGAAGCAATTTCCGCAGGACTACAAGATCTTTCCCAAGACCTGGATGCTGCCGGCGGA CTATGGTGATGCCATGAACTACGCCCTCAATCACAAGCGAACCTTTATCCTGAAACCGGATTCTGGAGCTCAGGGGCGTGGCATCTGGCTGACCAACGATTTGAAGACCATTGGTGCTCATGAGCGACTCATCTGCCAAACGTACATACACCGG CCCCTCCTCATCGATGGCTACAAGTTCGATCTGCGGGTTTACACGCTGATCACCTCCGTGGATCCTCTGCGGATATTTGTGTACAACGAGGGACTAGCCCGATTCGCCACGAACAAGTATGTGGAGCCCACGCCCGGAAACTCCAATGATCTGTACATGCACCTGACCAACTATTCCGTGAACAAACGCAACTCGCACTACGAACTGTGCGATAACGATGACTGCGGCAGCAAGAGAAAGCTGAGTGCCATCAACAACTGGATGAGGCGCCACAACTATGATGTGGATGAGTTCTGGAGCAACGTGGACGATGTGATCATCAAGACGGTGCTGAGTGCTTGGCCAGTGCTGAAGCACAACTACCATGCCTGCTTTCCGGGACACGACAAGATCCAGGCCTGCTTCGAGATACTCGGATTCGACATCCTGGTGGACTGGAAGCTGAAGCCCTACATCCTGGAGGTCAACCACTCGCCCAGCTTCCATACCAATGAACAGGTGGACCGGGAGGTGAAGCGGCCCCTCATCCGGGACACCCTGAACCTGGTCAGCACTTCGCTGGCGGACAAGAGGCTGATCCTCAAGGAAGATCGCAAGAGGGTCAAGCAGCGACTGCTCAAGATCAGGGGAGAGCC ACCGGCTCAACGTCATCGTCTCAATGGCGGCATCTCCAAAGCCAAAATAGATGTCAAGACGAGCAATCCAGAAGCCAAGGCTAGTGCCAATCCCGTCCAGATGGAGTCAGAGCCTGGGGATCAGGGACCACTGGCCCAACAGATCGCCTGGGAGGATGGGCACTTGGGCAACTTCAGGAAGATAATGCCACCACCGGACCTGGCCAAGTTGGCCTACTACGCACGATTCTATGCTCAGTCAAATCAGGTGTCCATTTTCGCCGAGACGGCGGCCAGTAAAAAGCGGGAGGACCTCGCCCGGAAGATGCGAATCCAGATCGAGGAGAAGAAggccaagcagcagcagatgctGAATGGAAAGTGCAAGAGGGAGGCCCGGAAGCGCCTGGCTGTGATGCTCCCGAGGGCGGTGCGCGAGAAGAACCGGATGAGCCTCTTTCGGATGCGGGAGAACTGGTCCCCGGGCTTCATCTCGGATGCAGAGGAGCGTCTGCGCCACACTTGGCTACACATGCGATCGGAGGCCATACGAACACTCAAGATCACCGAGAAT ATCTATAGCACTCTTTACGAATGCGGTCACTTGACCAACACGGATATGGTCGTCTATCCACATCTCTACCATAACTTGCAGCACGGTTTCGACATCAGGCAAAATCCCTGA
- the LOC128262921 gene encoding filamin-A, with translation MFKVSQEMRLNTQAAASSSSSTSSPSGSGLEGNSPEDGGIFGRYQRTPDADAYPAEPPRVYVAPELTDAGKVQLLHFPSGALRVNSSVGFVIKRNGVKGNFEVRVEGPSGQPIQPVQQQQLDPERFQIDCHLAAGAGLYKVHIKCNSVTLPRSPFIIVAIAGIAESIEGKPQNTSVPILDSDVSKVQSRGLGLTHVSLVERNEFTVDCSQAGSNMLLVGVLGQRGPCEEVVVKHLGRSIHRITYRVCDPGDYVLVVKWGEQHIPGSPFSLSAE, from the exons ATGTTCAAAGTGTCGCAGGAGATGCGTTTGAATACGCAGGCAGCcgcctccagctccagctccacctCCAGTCCAAGTGGGAGTGGCCTGGAGGGCAATAGTCCCGAGGATGGCGGTATTTTTGGACGCTACCAGCGCACGCCCGATGCGG ATGCCTATCCCGCGGAACCGCCGCGGGTTTATGTGGCGCCCGAGCTGACCGATGCCGGCAAGGTGCAGCTACTGCACTTTCCCAGCGGAGCGCTGAGGGTCAACAGCTCGGTGGGATTCGTGATCAAGCGGAACGGGGTCAAGGGTAATTTCGAGGTGCGCGTCGAGGGACCCAGTGGACAACCCATCCAGCctgtccagcagcagcagttggaCCCCGAACGCTTCCAGATCGATTGCCACTTGGCTGCCGGAGCGGGACTCTACAAGGTGCACATCAAGTGCAATTCCGTGACTTTGCCCCGCTCGCCATTCATCATTGTGGCCATTGCCGGGATTGCAGAGTCCATTGAGGGGAAACCGCAGAACACAtcag TGCCCATCCTGGATTCGGATGTCAGCAAAGTGCAGAGCCGTGGCTTGGGCCTCACCCACGTCAGTCTGGTGGAGCGCAACGAGTTCACAGTGGACTGCAGCCAGGCGGGGAGCAACATGCTCCTAGTGGGCGTCCTGGGTCAACGAGGTCCCTGCGAGGAGGTGGTGGTCAAGCACTTGGGCAGGAGCATCCACAGGATTACCTACCGGGTGTGTGATCCCGGCGATTATGTCCTGGTAGTTAAGTGGGGCGAACAACACATACCGGGATCCCCGTTTAGTCTAAGCGCGGAATAG
- the LOC128266198 gene encoding LOW QUALITY PROTEIN: uncharacterized protein LOC128266198 (The sequence of the model RefSeq protein was modified relative to this genomic sequence to represent the inferred CDS: deleted 1 base in 1 codon) — protein MPYEKFNKKRRQWEDSGVLELIKLWKVCAYELRTIKRNGHLYVAMAKQLTSLGVPVTALEVHFKVNNLTQRYRQEQKTFETTGIISTWKFYSQVDDVFKSLAAHTGYKDKRMTSASNTSSLPSTSESPVWKNPMSQQEFNSNNTEGFYKTEYGMHRHFMDHSQPPPNAGSVDNFMASSAAVAAVAAAASARLADNNMDQQMNAAAGGSGASGGGGGNTNGGVANYQKIKKSHEDYDKFVDIVKNIVDTHKSTPDKVDTFGDFIKSYMKRWPERLQDEAINHITNYVIVKNMEHSMVSSHNPEGVNNRQ, from the exons ATGCCT TatgaaaaattcaacaaaaagcGCCGACAATGGGAGGATAGTGGTGTACTAGAGCTGATCAAACTATGGAAAGTCTGCGCCTATGAGCTGCGCACCATCAAACGCAATGGCCATCTCTATGTGGCTATGGCCAAGCAGCTAACCTCGCTGGGCGTCCCCGTAACAGCACTCGAGGTTCACTTCAAAGTCAACAATCTCACACAGCGCTACCGGCAGGAGCAGAAGACATTCGAGACCACGGGCATAATCAGCACCTGGAAGTTCTATAGTCAAGTGGATGATGTATTCAAGAGTCTGGCCGCGCACACCGGTTACAA AGACAAACGCATGACGAGTGCATCTAATACCAGCAGTTTACCATCTACATCCGAGTCACCAGTTTGGAAAAATCCAATGTCTCAGCAAGAGTTTAATAGCAACAACACGGAGGGGTTCTATAA GACCGAGTACGGAATGCACCGGCACTTTATGGACCACTCCCAGCCGCCGCCCAATGCAGGCAGCGTGGACAACTTCATGGCCTCCTCGGCGGCCGTGGCGGCGGTGGCTGCCGCTGCTTCGGCCCGCCTGGCGGATAACAACATGGATCAGCAAATGAACGCGGCTGCCGGAGGAAGTGGAGCCAGTGGCGGCGGCGGGGGCAACACCAACGGGGGCGTGGCCAACTACCAGAAGATCAAGAAGTCGCACGAGGATTACGACAAGTTCGTGGACATCGTGAAGAACATCGTGGACACCCACAAGAGCACTCCCGATAAGGTGGACACGTTCGGCGACTTCATC AAGTCGTATATGAAGCGCTGGCCGGAACGGCTGCAGGACGAGGCCATCAACCACATCACCAACTATGTGATCGTCAAAAACATGGAGCACAGCATGGTCAGCAGCCACAACCCCGAGGGAGTCAACAACCGACAATAA
- the LOC128266332 gene encoding DNA polymerase alpha subunit B encodes MDVEIKQQFDEMGVEPADAVLDRCVELAISYNVHDATEFVEQWMAFSLSHLHGDDPALENLGDFERKVLQLRKDKVGSKASVSKAKSYAPSSVQETSSLATYGAMEDDPMLDDYVSESVADSSAMHTPKAKKDSGRASNLKGGVLFSPASYTPQSAKRNSTIGTPNASVAGKPGDIVDSFGHPKLLAGSSWQSQMEHQLPVTQKLLHKDAPLTLANLGYMNDLLGERCDDLHDRVEDTGRALVDKKLGAAGAAECSWYPHDKQALQAAGGLHAVGMIHSEDDGPLDAHSACLAVIDDSTDEVEDNFLSLNFSRIRSASIFPGQVVLAKGFIPKGKTFVVEEITTERKLTPPTPLKVDRELQFVVAAGPFTDSTDLFYEPLHDLLKYIKEHRPDVLVLTGPFLDADHKIVGELAETFDSFFEKMIAGIMEAVGSHTAVLVVSCQKDAMAHSVYPTPPPTLRKTYPNLHMLPDPSLVDLDGITLGVTSTDVVDHLLSHEFAANAGERMHRAINHLFHQGSFYPLYPPADEDMAYDSQLALKYAQIKQLPNVLILPGDQRHFIRLVSDCLVVNPGRLSDKKGGTFARFLVAPSAPGKAANMFNSVACQVKRI; translated from the coding sequence ATGGACGTGGAAATAAAGCAGCAGTTCGACGAGATGGGCGTGGAGCCCGCGGACGCTGTGCTGGACAGATGCGTGGAGCTGGCCATCTCGTACAACGTCCACGACGCCACCGAGTTCGTGGAGCAGTGGATGGCCTTCAGCTTGTCCCACCTCCATGGCGATGATCCAGCGCTGGAGAACCTGGGTGACTTCGAGCGCAAGGTGCTGCAGCTGCGAAAGGACAAAGTGGGCTCCAAGGCATCCGTGTCAAAGGCCAAGTCTTATGCTCCATCCTCTGTCCAGGAGACGAGCTCGCTGGCCACCTATGGAGCGATGGAAGACGATCCCATGCTTGACGACTATGTCAGCGAGTCCGTGGCAGACTCATCTGCCATGCACACGCCCAAGGCTAAGAAGGATTCGGGACGAGCCTCCAACCTCAAGGGCGGAGTGCTCTTCAGCCCCGCCAGCTACACACCGCAATCCGCCAAGAGAAACTCAACGATTGGAACGCCAAACGCCTCTGTGGCCGGTAAACCAGGCGACATTGTGGACTCCTTTGGACACCCCAAACTGCTGGCCGGTTCCAGCTGGCAGTCGCAAATGGAGCACCAGCTGCCTGTCACCCAAAAATTGCTTCACAAAGACGCCCCACTGACCCTCGCCAATCTGGGCTACATGAACGATCTGCTGGGCGAGCGATGTGATGACCTGCACGACCGTGTTGAGGACACCGGACGGGCGCTGGTGGACAAGAAACTCGGAGCAGCGGGAGCGGCCGAGTGCAGTTGGTATCCGCACGACAAGCAGGCTCTGCAGGCTGCAGGTGGCCTCCATGCGGTGGGCATGATCCACTCCGAGGACGATGGCCCACTGGATGCCCATTCAGCCTGTTTGGCTGTTATAGATGACTCCACAGATGAGGTTGAGGACAACTTCCTCTCACTCAACTTCTCTAGGATTAGGTCAGCCAGCATATTTCCCGGCCAGGTGGTGCTCGCCAAGGGATTTATACCCAAGGGCAAGACCTTTGTCGTAGAGGAGATCACAACGGAACGGAAACTGACGCCGCCCACTCCTCTTAAAGTGGACAGAGAGCTGCAGTTCGTGGTGGCCGCCGGACCCTTCACAGACAGCACGGATCTGTTTTACGAACCGCTGCACGACCTGCTCAAGTACATCAAGGAGCACAGACCCGATGTTCTGGTGCTGACGGGTCCGTTCCTCGACGCCGATCATAAAATCGTCGGCGAGCTGGCCGAGACTTTCGATTCCTTCTTTGAGAAGATGATCGCTGGAATAATGGAGGCGGTTGGGAGCCACACCGCTGTGCTGGTGGTCAGCTGCCAGAAGGATGCCATGGCGCACTCTGTCTATCCAACGCCGCCGCCCACTCTCCGCAAGACGTATCCCAATCTGCACATGCTACCCGATCCCTCGCTGGTCGATTTGGATGGAATCACGTTGGGCGTCACCTCCACCGACGTGGTGGATCATCTGCTGAGCCACGAGTTCGCGGCAAATGCCGGCGAGCGGATGCACCGGGCCATCAACCACTTGTTTCACCAAGGCTCCTTTTATCCATTATATCCGCCAGCGGACGAGGACATGGCCTACGACTCCCAGCTGGCGCTCAAGTACGCCCAGATTAAGCAGCTGCCCAATGTACTCATTCTGCCGGGCGATCAGCGGCACTTCATCCGCCTGGTCAGCGACTGCTTGGTGGTCAATCCCGGTCGTCTGTCGGACAAGAAGGGCGGAACTTTCGCCCGGTTTCTGGTGGCACCCTCTGCGCCGGGAAAAGCGGCCAACATGTTTAACAGTGTGGCGTGTCAAGTCAAACGTATCTGA
- the LOC128253667 gene encoding LOW QUALITY PROTEIN: RUN and FYVE domain-containing protein 2 (The sequence of the model RefSeq protein was modified relative to this genomic sequence to represent the inferred CDS: deleted 2 bases in 2 codons): MRGLVEDTKKTKLSSTNNNNVSSSSSSSVSNRLKSASTVAGSSASSTSAKPLRSAVKTPTMSSTTSLAAGAAVAKKAPQTGQQQVGKSAKSSSAAAAATTTGATATTRAAASAAKTQKGQNPPPQQVQPKQQQQQQQQQQQQQKTQQQPLVLPQQPQQHQANNSSNTIALPKASHANTSEELAGGVQDTIYLCNFRVSVDGEWLCLKELQDIDVAGGPGSQAVQASEKLGGTSNTGFGSNFSTGSSSSKRNSKRFSGLSTGSGGGAGAGGGGGNGGVLDITDNARDTAEIERSNLVNICKLVVKELLEQSLRYGRMLDSDHLPLQHFFIVIEHVLGHGLRPKKGLLGPRKELWDLLQSVEHYCPEAQDITASVRDLPTVRTHIGRARAWLRIALMQKKLSDYLQALIEHREDSLYDYYEPHALMMSDEIVVIMGILVGLNVIDCNLCVKEEDLDSQQGVIDFSLYLRSSSRNADAAPEDSAPPALLDATGQGNMIAVLDQKNYIEELNRHLNATVGNLQAKVESLTTTNALMKEDLAIARNSLLVLQAENQAMRQSTPAADNNSTGSGSSSDKDKEKSSEELIEERRKTSELEKELKLQVSLKAESDMAMKLLEKDIHEKQDTIISLRRQLDDIKQINLEMYRKLQDCKASLTHKTELMTKLELQKEDMASTIDHLEKKWTHDKSNLGEILKTTSQTLTTQVTASEERAARAEAESRIEREWRISLQEKELKLKEKISNLQGCLKELAEEKERNGKLKADLDKVRTQWSEAQTTLEELGIQLSVSKLKVSEMQDQERRQRQLLSGSAQSLQAMPEAVGSPGIWAPDSIATHCTACEREFNLTRRKHHCRSCGEIFCKACSEHTLPLINAQGQPGKPVRVCDNCYAAK; the protein is encoded by the exons ATGCGTGGTCTTGTCGAGGACACGAAAAAGACCAAGTTGTCGTcgaccaacaacaacaacgtcagcagcagcagcagcagcagtgtcAGCAATCGCCTAAAATCAGCTAGTACAGTGGCAGGATCAAGTGCCAGCAGCACGAGTGCGAAGCCATTGAGGAGTGCGGTGAAAACGCCAACAATGAGCAGCACGACGTCA TtggcagcaggagcagctgtGGCCAAGAAGGCGCCTCAAACGGGGCAACAACAAGTTGGCAAGTCTGCAAAGTCCTCgtcggcagcagcagcagcaactacaactggagcaacagcaacaacaagggcGGCAGCGTCAGCGGCCAAAACACAAAAGGGTCAGAATCCACCCCCACAACAAGTGCAAccaaagcagcagcagcagcagcagcagcaacaacagcaacaacaaaagacaCAGCAGCAACCCCTTGTGTTGCCGCAACAACCGCAGCAACACCAGGcgaacaacagcagcaacacgaTTGCCCTGCCAAAAGCCTCGCATGCCAACACcagcgaggagctggccgGCGGTGTCCAGGACACCATTTACCTGTGCAACTTTCGGGTGTCCGTCGATGGCGAATGGCTCTGTCTCAAGGAGCTGCAGGACATCGATGTTGCCGGCGGACCAGGCAGCCAGGCAGTGCAAGCCAGTGAAAAGCTGGGCGGCACTTCGAACACAGGCTTTGGGTCCAACTTTAGCACgggctccagctccagcaAGCGCAACAGCAAGCGCTTCTCCGGATTGTCCACCGGAAGTggcggaggagcaggagcaggaggaggaggaggaaacgGAGGCGTTCTGGACATCACGGACAATG CCCGGGACACGGCGGAAATCGAGCGCAGCAACCTGGTGAACATCTGCAAGCTGGTGGTCAAGGAGCTGCTGGAGCAGTCGCTGCGCTACGGCCGCATGCTGGACTCCGACCACCTGCCGCTGCAGCACTTCTTCATCGTCATCGAGCACGTCCTGGGCCATGGGTTGCGGCCCAAGAAGGGTCTGCTCGGGCCGCGCAAGGAGCTGTGGGACCTGCTGCAGAGCGTCGAGCACTACTGCCCGGAGGCGCAGGACATTACGGCGAGTGTGAGGGATCTGCCCACGGTTCGCACCCACATTGGCCGGGCTCGGGCCTGGCTGAGGATCGCCCTGATGCAGAAGAAGCTGTCGGACTACCTGCAGGCCCTCATCGAGCACAGGGAGGATTCGCTGTACGACTACTACGAGCCACATGCTCTGATGATGAGCGACGAG ATCGTTGTGATAATGGGCATTCTGGTGGGCTTGAACGTGATCGATTGCAATCTGTGCGTGAAGGAGGAGGATCTGGACTCACAGCAGGGCGTCATCGACTTCTCGTTGTACCTGCGCTCCAGCTCCCGGAATGCCGATGCCGCTCCGGAGGACAGTGCTCCGCCTGCCCTGCTGGATGCCACTGGGCAGGGCAACATGATTGCGGTGCTGGACCAGAAGAACTACATTGAGGAGCTCAACAGGCACCTAAA CGCCACGGTGGGCAATCTGCAGGCCAAGGTGGAGTCGCTTACGACCACGAATGCCCTGATGAAGGAGGACTTGGCCATTGCCAGGAACAGTTTGCTGGTCCTCCAGGCCGAAAACCAGGCCATGCGGCAATCCACTCCGGCAGCGGACAACAATTCCACAGGTTCTGGCAGCTCCTccgacaaggacaaggagaagTCGtctgaggagctgattgaagAGCGCCGCAAGACCAGCGAACTGGAGAAGGAGCTCAAATTGCAGGTGTCCCTCAAGGCGGAGTCCGACATGGCCATGAAGCTGCTGGAGAAGGATATCCACGAGAAGCAGGACACCATCATCTCGCTGCGTCGCCAATTGGACGATATCAAGCAAATCAACCTGGAGATGTATCGCAAACTGCAG GACTGCAAGGCCTCCTTGACGCACAAGACGGAGCTGATGACCAAGCTGGAGCTTCAGAAGGAGGACATGGCCAGCACGATTGATCATCTGGAGAAGAA GTGGACCCATGACAAGAGCAACCTTGGAGAGATACTGAAGACCACATCGCAAACCCTGACCACCCAGGTGACCGCTAGCGAAGAGCGAGCGGCCCGGGCGGAGGCCGAGTCGAGGATTGAACGCGAGTGGCGCATTTCCCTGCAGGAGAaggagctgaagctgaaggAGAAGATATCCAATCTGCAGGGCTGCCTCAAGGAACTGGCCGAGGAGAAGGAGAGGAATGGCAAGCTGAAGGCCGATCTGGACAAAGTGCGAACCCAGTGGTCCGAGGCACAAACCACGCTGGAGGAGCTCGGCATTCAACTGAGCGTAAGCAAACTGAAGGTTTCCGAGATGCAGGACCAGGAGCGTCGCCAGCGGCAGCTGCTCTCCGGCTCAGCCCAATCCCTGCAAGCCATGCCGGAGGCGGTCGGCAGTCCCGGTATCTGGGCACCGGACTCCATCGCC ACCCACTGCACCGCCTGCGAGCGGGAGTTCAATCTCACGCGACGGAAGCACCACTGCCGCAGCTGCGGGGAGATCTTCTGCAAGGCCTGCTCGGAGCACACGCTGCCCCTCATCAATGCCCAGGGTCAGCCGGGCAAACCAGTTCGTGTGTGCGACAACTGCTACGCCGCTAAATGA